The proteins below are encoded in one region of Silene latifolia isolate original U9 population chromosome 2, ASM4854445v1, whole genome shotgun sequence:
- the LOC141643268 gene encoding protein TIC 22, chloroplastic, with product MDSQRAAPPTSNPLLSLPTFLHQQLTQLGTQLTTRLADSARVAGSLFSPNLNLNRVSPSLPFASVSQGKPSNDVALTTDYVAKTLVGTTVYTVSNTNNEFVLISDPTNGTKSISLLCFRREDAEAFLAQVQSRRKELRSQAKIVPITLDQVYMLKVEGIAFRFLPDPVQIRNALELKASETKSGFDGVPVFQSDLLVVKRKNKRYCPIFFRKEDIEKELFLRTSRGRGVSQPISVGSLEDVLKRMEISEKNSGWDDFIFIPPGKSQAQHLQVKA from the exons ATGGACTCCCAAAGAGCAGCACCACCAACCAGCAACCCTCTCCTATCCCTTCCAACATTTCTCCATCAACAACTCACTCAACTCGGCACCCAACTCACCACTCGACTCGCCGACTCAGCCCGAGTCGCCGGTTCACTCTTCTCCCCGAACCTCAACCTCAACCGAGTCAGTCCCTCTCTCCCTTTCGCTTCGGTGAGCCAAGGGAAACCCTCGAACGACGTCGCTTTAACCACTGACTATGTCGCGAAAACCCTCGTTGGAACTACCGTTTACACAGTTAGCAATACTAACAATGAATTCGTGTTGATTTCTGATCCTACTAATGGCACAAAATCCATTAGTTTGCTCTGCTTTCGCCGCGAAGATGCCGAAGCGTTTCTTGCTCAG GTTCAAAGTAGAAGAAAGGAGTTGCGGAGTCAAGCTAAGATTGTTCCAATTACTCTTGACCAG GTGTATATGTTGAAAGTTGAAGGAATTGCATTCCGGTTCTTGCCTGATCCTGTTCAAATAAGGAACGCATTAGAG CTAAAAGCCTCAGAGACTAAAAGTGGATTTGATGGCGTGCCTGTCTTTCAG TCAGACCTTTTGGTTGTGAAGAGGAAAAACAAGCGTTACTGCCCTATTTTTTTCCGAAAG GAAGATATTGAGAAAGAACTGTTTCTAAGGACATCAAGAGGCCGGGGAGTTTCTCAGCCTATATCA GTAGGAAGCTTAGAAGATGTTTTAAAGAGAATGGAG ATAAGTGAGAAGAATTCAGGGTGGGATGACTTTATCTTCATACCACCTGGTAAAAGCCAAGCACAGCATCTTCAGGTGAAAGCGTGA